A genome region from Vulpes lagopus strain Blue_001 chromosome 7, ASM1834538v1, whole genome shotgun sequence includes the following:
- the KIAA1143 gene encoding uncharacterized protein KIAA1143 homolog → MYHLQAAPGTCVCPEAAMSKRNQVSYVRPAEPAFLARFKERVGYREGPTVETKRTQLQLPDEDGDHSDKEDEQPQVVVLKKGDLSVEEVMKIKAEIKAAKADEEPAAVDGRIMYRKPVKRSSDEKYSGLTASSKKRKAKEDEINNQDSVKKNSQKQIKNSSLLSFDNEDETA, encoded by the exons ATGTACCATCTCCAGGCGGCGCCGGGAACCTGTGTTTGCCCCGAAGCAGCCATGAGCAAGAGGAACCAGGTTTCGTACGTGCGGCCAGCCGAGCCGGCGTTCCTGGCCCGCTTCAAGGAACGTGTCGGCTACAGGGAAGGGCCCACTGTGGAAACCAAG AGAACCCAGCTTCAGCTCCCAGATGAAGATGGTGATCATAGTGACAAAGAAGATGAACAGCCCCAAGTGGtggttttaaaaaagggagaCCTGTCAGTTGAAGAAGTCatgaaaattaaagcagaaataaaagctGCCAAAGCAG ATGAAGAACCAGCTGCAGTTGATGGAAGAATCATGTATCGGAAACCAGTCAAGCGTTCATCAGATGAAAAATACTCAGGTTTAACAGCAAGCTCAAAAAAGAGGAAGGCAaaggaagatgaaataaataatcaGGACTCAGTTAAAAAGAActcacaaaagcaaataaaaaacagttccctcctttcttttgacAATGAAGATGAAACTGCATAA
- the LOC121495478 gene encoding zinc finger protein 501 isoform X1, translating to MSSSQIPLHMNPQSHNMRKKPSKCSECGKFFTQRSSLTQHQRIHTGEKPYICSECGTCFRKQSNLTQHLRIHTGEKPYKCIECEKAFQTKAILVQHLRIHTGEKPYKCMECGKAFCQSPSLIKHLRIHTGEKPYKCIECGKAFSQSICLTRHQRSHSGDKPYKCNECGKAFNQSTCLMQHQRIHSGEKPYTCTKCGKAFTQNSSLVEHERTHTGEKLYKCSECEKTFRKQAHLSEHYRIHTGEKPYECVECGKSFRHSSALVRHQRLHAGE from the coding sequence ATGAGTTCCAGCCAGATTCCACTGCACATGAACCCTCAGAGTCATAACATGCGGAAGAAACCTTCAAAGtgtagtgaatgtgggaaatTCTTTACTCAGAGATCATCTCTTACCCAGCATCAGAGGATTCACACGGGAGAGAAGCCGTACATATGTAGTGAGTGTGGAACTTGTTTCCGTAAACAGTCAAATCTTACTCAACATTTGAgaattcacacaggagagaaaccgtATAAATGTATCGAATGCGAGAAAGCCTTTCAAACAAAAGCAATCCTTGTTCAGCATctgagaattcatactggagagaaaccctataaatgCATGGAATGTGGCAAAGCCTTTTGTCAGAGTCCATCCCTTATCAAACACCTgcgaattcatactggagagaaaccgtATAAATGCATCGAATGTGGCAAAGCCTTTAGTCAAAGCATTTGCCTTACTCGTCACCAGAGAAGTCATTCTGGAGATAAACCTTATAAGTGTAacgaatgtgggaaagcctttaatCAGAGTACATGCCTCATGCAGCATCAGAGAATTCATTCAGGAGAGAAGCCTTACACATGTACTAAATGTGGTAAAGCCTTCACTCAGAACTCCTCCCTTGTTGAGCATGAGAgaactcacactggagagaaacttTACAAGTGTAGTGAGTGTGAAAAAACTTTCCGCAAACAAGCACACCTTAGTGAACATTACAGAATTCACACCGGAGAAAAACCTTATGAATGTGTtgaatgtgggaaatccttcAGGCACAGCTCAGCGCTTGTTCGACACCAGAGACTTCATGCTGGAGAATAA